A window of Castanea sativa cultivar Marrone di Chiusa Pesio chromosome 1, ASM4071231v1 contains these coding sequences:
- the LOC142630658 gene encoding uncharacterized protein LOC142630658, protein MGPLLIGRKQLKFLIVAIDYFMKWVEAKPTTTIIKAKITSFKWKNVVYKFGIPNVIVSDNGKQLDNPKMTTRVPTRKTPFRLTFGTEVVIPTEIGLMNIQVKTYEEQKNHQELNNNLDLIDEVRDEVSKQMEKYRGVMARYYNKKVKLRRFNVGDLVLRKILQAIKDLSQGKLGPT, encoded by the exons ATGGGACCACTCCTTATAGGAAGGAAGCAGTTAAAGTTCCTCATCGTCGCAATTGACTACTTCATGAAGTGGGTCGAAGCTAAGCCAACAACGACGATCATAAAAGCCAAAATTACCAGCTTTAAATGGAAGAACGTAGTCTACAAGTTCGGCATTCCAAATGTAATCGTATCAGACAATGGGAAGCAGCTCGACAACCCCAA GATGACCACAAGAGTGCCAACAAGAAAAACACCATTTAGACTAACATTTGGAACTGAAGTCGTCATACCAACGGAAATAGGACTAATGAACATCCAAGTCAAAACATACGAAGAGCAAAAGAACCACCAAGAACTCAACAATAATTTGGATCTGATCGACGAGGTGAGAGACGAAGTTTCGAAGCAGATGGAAAAGTACAGGGGAGTAATGGCCAGATACTACAACAAGAAGGTGAAGCTGAGAAGATTCAACGTTGGTGATCTTGTCCTTAGGAAAATCTTGCAGGCAATAAAGGACTTGTCCCAAGGGAAGCTAGGCCCAACATAG